From Oscillospiraceae bacterium, the proteins below share one genomic window:
- a CDS encoding translation initiation factor IF-3: protein MLIFLCFRGGVYSPPFFDIILFRRCLGINAKNLQINEEIRDKEVRLIGDDGAQLGITSVKEAQKLAASKGLDLVKIAPQAVPPVCKILDYGKYCFEQTKREKEAKKNQKVVELKEIYLSMKIDTHDFETKGNHAIKFLKNGNKVKVAIRFRGREMAHTNLGYGILERFGEYCSEFGTVEKSAKLEGRNMAMFLVPKTDKK, encoded by the coding sequence ATGCTTATTTTTCTGTGTTTTCGGGGTGGAGTATATTCTCCACCCTTTTTTGATATTATTTTATTTCGGAGGTGCTTAGGTATTAACGCCAAAAATCTGCAAATCAACGAAGAAATCCGCGATAAAGAGGTCCGCTTAATCGGAGATGACGGTGCTCAATTGGGCATTACCTCTGTAAAAGAAGCTCAAAAGCTTGCTGCTTCCAAGGGTCTTGACCTTGTGAAAATTGCGCCTCAGGCAGTTCCGCCTGTGTGCAAAATTCTCGATTATGGAAAGTATTGCTTTGAGCAGACAAAAAGAGAAAAAGAAGCAAAGAAAAATCAAAAGGTTGTTGAGCTTAAAGAAATTTATCTTTCAATGAAGATTGACACTCATGATTTTGAAACAAAGGGCAATCACGCAATAAAATTCCTTAAAAACGGAAATAAGGTAAAGGTTGCTATACGCTTTCGCGGTAGAGAAATGGCTCATACAAATCTGGGATACGGAATTTTGGAGCGTTTCGGCGAATATTGTTCCGAATTCGGAACAGTTGAAAAGTCTGCAAAGTTGGAAGGCAGAAATATGGCTATGTTCCTTGTGCCAAAGACTGATAAAAAGTAA
- the rpmI gene encoding 50S ribosomal protein L35: MPKIKTHTGAKKRFKLTKSGKVKMNHAGRRHILNKKTTKRKRGLRKPTYAASANAPQVKLLIPYK, encoded by the coding sequence ATGCCGAAGATTAAAACACATACCGGTGCAAAAAAGAGATTTAAGCTCACAAAAAGCGGTAAGGTTAAAATGAACCATGCCGGAAGACGTCACATTCTTAATAAGAAAACAACAAAGCGTAAAAGAGGACTTCGTAAGCCCACATATGCGGCTTCAGCAAATGCTCCGCAAGTTAAGCTTTTAATTCCGTACAA